The following is a genomic window from Cyanobacterium sp. T60_A2020_053.
AGTTATTAAAAGATTGTATCTTCGCAATTTCCCCACCGTGTAATGAATTATACGGAACCAATGGTATCTCGTTCAATAAATTGAACTAAGATTATTTTTAAATAGCTGTTTTACGGTGCAAAAATTCTAACTGTTGGAGAAATTTAATAAAAATTGCTTAAAAGTTTCTAGTAAATTAACCTGTTTTTCCACTAAGCAACAATGCCCACTATTATTAAAAATACTTAAAAAACTATTAGGAAAAATCTCTTTTAAACGATAACCTTCTTCTACGGAAGGTAATAAATTATCTTGAGCAGAAGCGATTATTAACACAGGTGCAGAAAATTTACTAATTTTATCTATATCTAATGAAAATTCATTTAATAAATTAATACGATTAGCCACAGTTTGCGGTGCAATAGTTTGTAAAATATCAACAATAAAAAATCGCTGGGATAATTCAATTACATCTAAGTTAACTAAAAAAGGCAACAACAAATAAGTAGCGCCCGAATAAATTAATTGAGGCATAATTTTAGCTACATAACTACCGATATTTAACCAGTTACGACGATAGAAACTGGAAGCAG
Proteins encoded in this region:
- a CDS encoding alpha/beta hydrolase, which produces MKFLSYSALHHDNLLIYLPGMDGSGAFLQYQDNLKEYFEIRTFYVGNEIIKDWESLITQFIEIFKQTIKREKYQKIYLLAESFGGCLALKLIAEYPDLFDTVILINSASSFYRRNWLNIGSYVAKIMPQLIYSGATYLLLPFLVNLDVIELSQRFFIVDILQTIAPQTVANRINLLNEFSLDIDKISKFSAPVLIIASAQDNLLPSVEEGYRLKEIFPNSFLSIFNNSGHCCLVEKQVNLLETFKQFLLNFSNS